A part of Thermocrinis albus DSM 14484 genomic DNA contains:
- a CDS encoding copper resistance protein B has protein sequence MRNIFLGVAIGSTVMAQEVSEELRQALMPSHLYGKLLLDRLEYLPSKKTFRYDAEFWYGGDFHRVYIETEGNHSLKRGDGEIKRADIYIGKLVTPFWTMRLGAGAEGEYRHPFRKYVVVGVEGLAPYWFEVDANMKVDTEGRTSLHMKTYVDLLITQKLVLQPRVEGAYYLRDIPKVSRPAGLSRLEAGLRLRYEFRRELAPYIGLQYSMEKGKEGKKEGTHFLLGLRMWF, from the coding sequence ATGAGAAACATCTTCTTAGGTGTGGCGATAGGTTCTACGGTGATGGCTCAGGAGGTAAGCGAAGAACTGCGCCAAGCCCTCATGCCCTCCCATCTTTACGGAAAACTTCTCCTGGACAGACTGGAGTACCTTCCTTCCAAGAAAACTTTCCGGTACGATGCTGAGTTCTGGTACGGAGGAGATTTCCACAGAGTATACATAGAGACTGAGGGAAACCACTCCCTCAAGAGAGGGGATGGTGAGATAAAGAGAGCGGACATCTACATAGGCAAACTGGTAACACCTTTCTGGACCATGAGGCTGGGAGCGGGCGCGGAGGGAGAGTACCGTCATCCTTTCAGAAAGTATGTGGTGGTGGGGGTGGAAGGTTTGGCTCCTTACTGGTTTGAAGTGGACGCCAACATGAAGGTGGACACAGAAGGAAGAACATCTCTGCACATGAAGACCTACGTAGACCTTCTGATAACTCAAAAGTTGGTTCTTCAACCAAGAGTGGAGGGAGCTTATTATCTCAGAGACATCCCTAAGGTGAGCAGACCAGCGGGATTGAGTAGACTGGAGGCAGGTTTAAGACTTCGCTACGAGTTTAGAAGGGAGTTAGCTCCTTACATAGGTCTTCAGTACAGTATGGAAAAAGGAAAAGAGGGTAAGAAAGAGGGGACCCACTTCCTCTTAGGTCTTAGGATGTGGTTCTGA